The genomic DNA GTCAAGATAAATCATTCTGTAATGGAGTTGGTGTGCGCCAAGCATCTAATCGAGAAAGGCTATCAAGTGAAGGTTGAATACCCATTGGACGGCGGCTTAACATGCGACTTGTATGCGACCAAAGGTTACGGCAGCTTGATTGTAGAGATAGAGACAGGTTTTGTTCCGCCTGACCACGCTCTCGATCCAGAAGCCTACATTTCCGCAAGAATAGCCAGCAAAATCATTCGATACAGTTATAGGGCAGGCAAATTCGCCTTGGGTATGCCGCCTCATTACCTGCTGCAATTCCCAGCAGCTTTCACTCAAACACCACGGATGAGAAAGACAGACGATTTGAAAGCGATAAAAACTCTGTGCGATACATACTATCAAAATCCGCCTGTGACATTGAACGAGATTAAGGACGCTCGAATACACGTCGTCTACATTATCGACGTGGATGAGGCAGTAGTGCGAGAGGCTGACCCTGAGCTTTACGTCCCGAAATGAGTATTCAGCCCTTATTTCGGCATTAGCGCGACGTAAAGTACTATTCCGATCAATGCAACGGCTGCGATAAACAGAAAGAGGAATTGCTCCTGCGGCATACCCATGATGTAACTTGTGACCGTGTAGTTCAATGAAACCGTCTTGCGGTGAGCACTGGATAGCGAATTGTCGAAATGCAGTTGGTAATCTCCATTGGCATTTGCCGTGAATGAAAAACTTCTCTGCATAACATCGTCGTGGTGCATAATCGTGTTGTTGAATGGATCAGTGACGTAGAAGTTGACCCCAGTTTCATCATTGCTCACCGCTGAGAAGCTGCCTGATACGCTGTCGGTTTCACGCAGACTCAGCGTTATTGTGTGTTCCTTGAGAGGTTGAACTGTGAAGTTCGCATTGTCTCCCAAAACAGGTGCAATCATGCCAAAAAAGGCGTAAGCGCTGAGAAAGATGAACACGAGGGCACAAGCTGACCTTGGCAAGATGTATCCTTCAAGAATTCCCTGCGCAGGATAAGGCTATGAGGATTATGAACTCTGAATAAGGATGTTGAAGCTCACTTTTTGCCAGATGCAAATCGCTCGTGAAGTGTTTCAATTTTCTTCCTAGTTATGTTGCCTTTGTGCGGTCTGAATCCTCCAGCGAAGCCTTGTGGGATGTGCAGAAGCTCGTGAATTATGACTTTCTCTTTCTCTTCTTGGCTTAGGCAGTCGTAGCGTTCAGAAATTACTTCTATCAAATAGCTGGCCGATCTGTTCAAGGCTCTTTGCCACAACTTGCTTAAGTTGTGAATGCGCGCGACTGTACGCCTGGACTTTGAATTCATGCTTCTGTAGCAGTAGATTCCGTTCAGGTTGATATGATGAAAATGAAGCTGAGTTGCTATGCGTTCCACTAGGTCCTTGACGTCTGGAGCTTCATGATATTTGATTGGCATGGGCTATACGATAGACACTGGTCAAAAATAAATTGTTCCTAAAAATTTAGGCCTTGAGTCTGGGTATGCGCAAAGTGTTGAGCAATAGCAGCATGGTTACGCCATCATCTCCAGTGGCGACAGCAAACCACAACGGAACTAGACCCAGAAAACCCAACGCGCCTAATAGCATTTTGACGCCCAATGAAACAGCAATGTTCTGTTTAGCGATTTTGACAGACAGCTTGCTGATTCGTTGCAAGTAGGGGATCTTGCTTAACTCGTTCTTAACTAGCACTATGTCCGCCGATTCAAGCGCTACGTCGACTCCGCCGCTGCCCATGGCAATGCCCAC from Candidatus Bathyarchaeia archaeon includes the following:
- a CDS encoding emp24/gp25L/p24 family protein, with product MPRSACALVFIFLSAYAFFGMIAPVLGDNANFTVQPLKEHTITLSLRETDSVSGSFSAVSNDETGVNFYVTDPFNNTIMHHDDVMQRSFSFTANANGDYQLHFDNSLSSAHRKTVSLNYTVTSYIMGMPQEQFLFLFIAAVALIGIVLYVALMPK
- a CDS encoding putative metallopeptidase, translated to MPIKYHEAPDVKDLVERIATQLHFHHINLNGIYCYRSMNSKSRRTVARIHNLSKLWQRALNRSASYLIEVISERYDCLSQEEKEKVIIHELLHIPQGFAGGFRPHKGNITRKKIETLHERFASGKK